A genomic stretch from Leptospira ellinghausenii includes:
- a CDS encoding sugar phosphate nucleotidyltransferase — translation MKKIRIGVIAAAGKGTRAYPRTSFIPKPLFVIEGKSILHRNVELMVKTFGIEKVYVLVGHLKEQIISELEQIRLALPKVVIEPVEWTERGLASDVASLEKTIREPFLTILGDEFYYRTDHENFLKVLKKHPKMAASIGVVKTSLLSRIRKNYSVVLSEDKILNLVEKPENPPNELLGLGSYFFTPEYFEFFKKTPPSTKSGVIEITDVIDKMAKESTGGVFATMLNCEYFNINSMQDYYHAVYEVRNDLFSKFKTSLIIPTNNHGRSITDVIVDFKDKFNEIIVIDNESTDDTLALAKKEKVKTYTFPGDGDPTRLGEQVRRGIEYATGDILVVVSPDGSFRSKDYPKLLEYMKDSDMVIGTRTTRQMIEQGSNLKPLYRLVNLLMGKLVEVFWWGQEPRFTDVDCQFFSVWRESYDRVRSQLVVEDRKFIVELMIDIVRSHMRCIEIPVSYFKPVGQIEYRLRDMISDSFQIFKLILSKKFFLGESRDGE, via the coding sequence TTGAAAAAGATCAGAATTGGGGTGATAGCCGCAGCTGGAAAAGGCACAAGAGCCTACCCCCGCACTAGTTTTATTCCAAAACCCCTTTTTGTCATAGAAGGTAAATCCATCCTCCATCGGAACGTGGAGTTAATGGTCAAAACCTTTGGAATCGAAAAGGTGTATGTCCTTGTGGGACATCTCAAAGAACAGATTATCAGTGAATTAGAACAAATTCGATTGGCACTTCCCAAAGTTGTGATCGAACCTGTGGAATGGACAGAACGAGGACTTGCATCGGATGTGGCCAGTCTCGAAAAAACGATCCGAGAGCCATTTTTAACCATTCTGGGTGATGAGTTTTATTACCGAACTGACCATGAAAATTTTTTAAAAGTTTTGAAAAAACATCCAAAAATGGCTGCGTCCATCGGAGTTGTCAAAACTTCTCTTTTGTCTCGCATTCGTAAAAACTATTCCGTTGTTTTGTCAGAAGACAAAATTCTGAATTTGGTAGAGAAACCAGAAAATCCACCTAACGAACTATTGGGATTAGGAAGTTATTTTTTTACACCTGAATACTTTGAGTTTTTCAAAAAAACACCACCTTCCACAAAATCGGGTGTCATTGAGATAACAGATGTTATCGATAAAATGGCAAAAGAGTCAACGGGTGGAGTATTTGCAACCATGTTGAATTGTGAATACTTTAACATCAATTCAATGCAGGATTATTATCACGCTGTTTATGAAGTGCGAAATGATTTGTTTTCCAAGTTTAAAACAAGCCTTATCATCCCAACCAATAATCATGGACGTTCCATTACAGATGTAATTGTTGATTTTAAAGATAAATTTAATGAAATCATAGTCATTGACAATGAATCAACTGATGATACTCTTGCGCTTGCAAAAAAAGAAAAAGTAAAAACATACACATTCCCTGGTGATGGAGATCCTACACGATTAGGGGAACAAGTGAGAAGGGGAATTGAATATGCAACGGGAGATATTTTAGTAGTTGTATCACCCGATGGTTCTTTTCGTTCTAAAGATTATCCGAAGCTTCTTGAATATATGAAGGATTCGGATATGGTCATCGGTACAAGAACCACAAGGCAGATGATTGAACAAGGCTCAAATCTAAAACCGTTGTATCGTTTAGTGAATTTACTTATGGGAAAGCTGGTCGAAGTATTTTGGTGGGGACAAGAGCCTAGATTTACAGATGTCGACTGCCAATTTTTCTCTGTTTGGCGAGAATCTTATGACCGAGTCAGATCACAACTTGTTGTCGAAGATAGAAAATTTATTGTTGAGCTGATGATCGATATCGTTAGATCACATATGCGATGTATAGAAATTCCTGTGTCTTATTTTAAGCCAGTAGGCCAAATCGAATATCGTCTTCGAGATATGATTTCTGATTCATTCCAAATATTCAAATTGATATTATCAAAAAAGTTTTTCCTAGGAGAAAGTCGCGATGGCGAATAA
- a CDS encoding DUF1574 domain-containing protein: MIFLFLVDSIFRIPYIQTLAKIDLTAVNYKAKSDFLEKLLKEKPGVNSPKTKKIMLILGSSRLLYFDYDELVSFYPDWEIYNLSSAVTTPAYYDFQLTKILDAGIKPDLVIMETDPNQFNQNSVFKSSNLTYSFDLGYVLSNLSLFGKDHVSFYLGRKLFAVGTYKPYLDQMWKNYKNPYLDNVLGMHQSTYDYIISHNGNGLSPIDNYMEKDSNALLLTSHRTLDWLFASYQRSNMQFGFYEKILNRLQEEKIKAVIIWPLSSPDFESLMEKESLVKTWETEIDSITKNYNYSILKLKHDPSYNCNAYADGGHVAKDCYRSLMRSILLEYFRRYEPNRL; the protein is encoded by the coding sequence TTGATTTTTTTGTTTTTAGTGGATTCTATATTTAGGATTCCATACATCCAAACACTTGCCAAAATTGACTTAACAGCTGTTAATTATAAAGCTAAATCAGATTTTTTAGAAAAATTATTAAAAGAGAAACCTGGCGTAAACTCTCCTAAAACGAAAAAAATCATGCTGATTTTAGGATCTTCTCGTTTGTTGTATTTTGATTATGATGAGTTAGTATCTTTTTATCCAGATTGGGAAATTTACAATTTATCTTCGGCAGTCACAACTCCAGCCTATTATGATTTCCAACTCACAAAAATATTAGATGCAGGTATCAAACCTGACCTTGTGATCATGGAAACCGATCCAAACCAATTCAATCAAAACTCTGTTTTCAAAAGTTCGAATTTAACTTATAGTTTTGATTTGGGTTATGTTCTTTCTAATTTATCTTTGTTTGGAAAAGACCATGTTTCCTTTTATCTTGGTCGCAAACTTTTCGCAGTTGGAACTTATAAACCTTATCTAGACCAAATGTGGAAAAATTACAAAAATCCATATTTAGATAATGTTTTAGGAATGCACCAGTCAACGTATGATTATATAATTTCTCATAATGGAAACGGTTTGTCTCCTATTGATAATTACATGGAAAAAGATTCCAATGCACTCCTTTTAACAAGCCATCGAACACTTGATTGGTTATTTGCATCTTACCAAAGGAGTAATATGCAATTTGGGTTTTATGAAAAAATTCTCAACCGATTACAAGAGGAAAAAATCAAAGCAGTGATTATATGGCCTTTGTCATCTCCTGATTTTGAATCCTTGATGGAAAAAGAATCTCTTGTGAAAACATGGGAAACGGAAATTGATTCAATTACCAAAAATTATAACTATTCAATTTTAAAATTGAAACATGATCCTTCGTATAATTGTAATGCGTATGCTGATGGTGGACACGTCGCCAAAGATTGTTATAGAAGTTTAATGCGTTCTATTTTATTGGAATACTTTCGTAGGTATGAGCCAAATCGTTTGTAA
- a CDS encoding glycosyltransferase family 2 protein — MTNKTLVIIPAYNEAATIEEVVRGAIVYADVSVTDDASKDETPAILKKLQKEFGTRLNVIRHEKNTHIPQGIQDGMKYAVEKKYDWVVTMDAGLSHDAAYLKDFIQFPNCDLVIGSRTSTVNVPLYRKFISWLAAKVMNYCLSNGVLNLFGNNLRDCTSGYRRYSKQMFEKIASYPLESVAFDFHMEALSIVSKNNGSIKELPIKYVFSNSSFNRKVLKLAIQFAKKLLLRKWKLTPEYP, encoded by the coding sequence ATGACTAACAAAACATTAGTGATTATTCCTGCTTATAATGAAGCCGCGACTATCGAAGAGGTGGTTCGCGGTGCCATCGTTTATGCTGATGTATCTGTCACTGATGATGCTAGTAAAGATGAAACTCCGGCTATTTTAAAGAAACTCCAAAAAGAATTTGGAACACGACTCAATGTAATTCGACATGAAAAAAATACTCATATACCCCAAGGGATTCAGGATGGTATGAAGTATGCTGTCGAAAAAAAATATGATTGGGTCGTTACAATGGATGCTGGTTTATCACATGATGCTGCCTATTTAAAAGACTTTATCCAATTCCCAAATTGTGATTTGGTGATTGGATCCCGGACTTCGACAGTCAATGTACCTCTGTATCGAAAATTCATTTCATGGTTAGCAGCTAAAGTAATGAATTATTGTTTATCAAATGGAGTTCTAAATTTATTCGGGAACAATCTTCGTGATTGCACAAGTGGGTATAGACGATATTCAAAGCAGATGTTTGAAAAAATTGCATCATATCCATTAGAGTCGGTTGCATTTGATTTTCATATGGAAGCTTTATCGATCGTTTCCAAAAATAACGGAAGTATAAAAGAACTCCCAATCAAATATGTTTTTTCGAACAGTAGTTTTAACCGTAAGGTACTAAAACTTGCGATCCAATTTGCAAAAAAACTTTTATTAAGAAAATGGAAACTAACTCCCGAGTACCCTTAA
- a CDS encoding NAD(P)/FAD-dependent oxidoreductase has protein sequence MKETLAIVGTGIAGLGSVHFLKNDFELTIFDHADYIGGHTNTVMVEEDGIQIPIDTGFIVFNHVTYPNLLRLFQTLNVPTKKSDMSFSVQYDPTKLEFCGSGLSGLFAQKKNLFRPRYLKMLLEINRFNTEAPKILDNPTYDDWNLGRYMETFGYGKDILNYYLVPMSSAVWSTPPDLMLEFPAKSLIRFFYNHGFLGLSTQHQWYTVDGGSKEYVKRIVPPIQDRFRLNTPVLAVNRLPNGKVELVLPEGKKEVFDKVLLATHGHISAKLLGNPTKLEKELLPLYKYQHNTATLHTDDSDMPSIKSCWSSWNYKITESNSGKLEPYTIYWMNRLQNVSKKKNYFVTINDPGRVKESHTIKKIDYEHPLFSVEASLGQNRLPMLNEDGPIYYAGAYFRYGFHEDGFLSAVNVSKSILKRDPWT, from the coding sequence GTGAAAGAAACATTAGCAATTGTCGGAACTGGAATCGCAGGTTTAGGTTCAGTTCACTTTTTAAAAAACGATTTTGAATTAACCATTTTTGATCATGCCGATTATATCGGCGGACATACCAATACAGTCATGGTAGAAGAAGATGGGATCCAAATTCCCATTGATACTGGGTTTATTGTATTCAACCATGTTACTTATCCCAATTTATTACGTTTATTCCAAACCTTAAATGTACCGACCAAAAAATCGGATATGTCATTCAGTGTACAATATGATCCCACCAAACTGGAGTTTTGTGGATCTGGGCTCTCTGGTTTATTTGCACAGAAAAAAAATCTCTTCCGTCCTCGTTACTTAAAAATGTTACTCGAGATTAATCGATTTAATACGGAAGCACCGAAAATTTTAGATAACCCAACATACGATGATTGGAATTTGGGCCGTTATATGGAAACCTTTGGGTATGGAAAAGACATTCTCAATTATTATCTGGTTCCCATGAGTTCGGCTGTTTGGTCTACTCCGCCTGATTTGATGTTGGAATTTCCTGCTAAATCACTCATTCGATTTTTTTACAACCATGGGTTTTTGGGCTTAAGTACACAACACCAGTGGTATACAGTTGATGGAGGATCCAAAGAATATGTAAAACGAATCGTTCCTCCCATCCAAGACCGATTCCGATTGAATACACCTGTGCTTGCCGTGAACCGTTTGCCGAACGGAAAAGTGGAACTTGTGTTGCCGGAAGGGAAAAAGGAAGTGTTTGACAAAGTCCTTCTTGCGACACATGGACATATTTCCGCAAAATTACTAGGGAATCCAACAAAACTCGAAAAAGAATTACTCCCTCTCTACAAATACCAACACAATACAGCCACATTACATACTGATGATTCTGACATGCCATCCATCAAATCTTGTTGGTCGAGTTGGAATTATAAAATCACAGAATCAAACAGTGGAAAATTGGAACCATACACCATCTATTGGATGAATCGTTTGCAAAATGTTTCCAAAAAGAAGAATTATTTTGTAACAATCAATGATCCTGGACGTGTAAAAGAAAGCCATACGATCAAAAAAATTGATTATGAACATCCATTGTTTTCGGTCGAAGCGTCTCTTGGTCAAAATCGTTTGCCCATGTTAAATGAAGATGGGCCAATTTATTATGCAGGTGCTTATTTTAGATATGGATTCCATGAAGATGGATTTTTGTCTGCAGTGAATGTATCAAAAAGTATTTTAAAAAGAGACCCATGGACTTAA
- a CDS encoding PLU-1-like domain protein, whose product MEYPELESYFQKLTDITDRIAMMNNHFDATPEIDIPQLAELFEDIQSKDWENTDREYYELFTSYFTFHVKTVEEIIQEAREILNPENREHVKKLVSHVRKADDWFLSLKKKRKLARTQVA is encoded by the coding sequence ATGGAATATCCTGAACTGGAATCTTATTTCCAGAAATTAACTGATATAACAGACCGTATCGCAATGATGAACAATCATTTTGATGCGACACCTGAGATCGACATACCACAGTTAGCTGAATTGTTTGAAGACATTCAATCAAAGGATTGGGAAAACACTGATAGAGAGTATTATGAACTCTTTACTAGTTATTTCACATTCCATGTGAAGACAGTGGAAGAAATCATCCAAGAAGCACGTGAAATCTTAAATCCAGAAAACAGAGAACACGTGAAAAAATTAGTAAGCCACGTTCGAAAGGCTGATGATTGGTTCCTAAGTCTCAAAAAGAAACGCAAACTTGCTCGTACACAAGTAGCATAA
- a CDS encoding SAM-dependent methyltransferase has product MEKSANQSLLQETIDSELFSELKDKSVTEQYPIYRKIFFKAMSSMKRGSLRMILPNGEQVILGDTNSKYEPKFHSALIHVKNPVFFKKSVLHGDIGFSESYLTGDWDTDSIENVISWFILNVDEAPNLSGAKKKLFHLDLFNLGNKFLHFLRRNTLTGSKKNIVEHYDLGNSFYKLFLDPTMTYSSAYFESLDQSLEEAQTIKVDKLCQKLKLNPKDHLLEIGSGWGFLSIHAAKNYGCKVTTVTLSEEQYKFAKERIEKEGLSDKIEIRIQDYRKIEGKFTKLVSVEMLEAVGDAFYETFFQKCQDLLTQDGIMALQVITCPDARFTSFKKGIDFIQKHIFPGSLLPSIGRMNQAINRTGDMYLHNLEDMGLSYAKTLRLWLKAFEENLTEVRNQGYSETFIRKWRYYLAYCAAAFQMRNISVVQSVYVRPNNLNI; this is encoded by the coding sequence TTGGAAAAATCAGCGAACCAGTCCCTTTTACAAGAAACGATTGATTCAGAGCTTTTTAGTGAACTAAAGGATAAGTCGGTTACCGAACAATATCCTATTTACAGGAAAATATTTTTTAAAGCCATGAGTTCCATGAAACGTGGATCCCTTCGAATGATTCTCCCAAATGGAGAACAAGTGATATTGGGTGATACCAACAGTAAATATGAACCAAAGTTTCACTCGGCACTGATCCATGTTAAAAATCCTGTATTCTTCAAAAAATCAGTGTTACATGGTGACATTGGATTTTCCGAATCATATTTAACTGGAGATTGGGATACAGATTCCATTGAGAATGTTATTTCATGGTTCATATTAAATGTGGACGAAGCTCCTAATTTATCTGGAGCTAAGAAAAAACTATTCCATTTGGATTTATTCAATTTGGGGAATAAATTCTTACATTTCCTCCGAAGGAATACCCTAACTGGAAGTAAAAAGAATATTGTGGAACATTATGATTTGGGAAATAGTTTTTATAAGTTATTTCTTGATCCAACAATGACATATAGTTCTGCTTATTTTGAATCTCTCGATCAGTCACTTGAAGAAGCACAAACGATCAAAGTTGATAAACTTTGCCAAAAGTTAAAATTAAACCCGAAAGATCATTTATTGGAAATTGGAAGTGGATGGGGATTTTTATCCATACACGCAGCAAAAAACTACGGATGTAAAGTAACTACTGTTACATTATCTGAGGAACAATACAAATTTGCAAAGGAAAGGATTGAAAAAGAAGGTTTATCCGACAAAATTGAAATTCGAATCCAAGATTATCGTAAAATTGAAGGTAAATTTACAAAATTAGTATCTGTAGAGATGTTAGAAGCTGTGGGGGATGCATTTTACGAAACCTTCTTCCAAAAATGCCAAGATTTACTCACACAAGATGGAATCATGGCCTTACAAGTGATCACTTGCCCGGATGCTAGGTTCACTTCTTTTAAAAAGGGAATTGATTTTATCCAAAAACATATCTTCCCAGGATCACTTCTCCCATCTATAGGCCGAATGAACCAAGCCATTAACCGAACTGGTGACATGTATCTTCACAATTTAGAAGATATGGGACTCAGTTATGCAAAAACACTTCGCTTGTGGTTAAAAGCATTTGAAGAAAACCTAACAGAAGTAAGAAACCAAGGGTATAGCGAAACATTTATCCGAAAGTGGAGATACTATTTAGCATATTGTGCAGCTGCCTTCCAAATGCGAAATATCAGCGTAGTACAATCTGTCTATGTTAGACCCAACAATTTAAATATCTAA
- a CDS encoding SRPBCC family protein, translating to MRETKSIFTFDEPIERLWSAVTVYEVLVHWLADEVRGRPKVGGEFSWTWKLGLEGNFTSHGTYIKIEPFRELVMEWKDHPAGNVFLQLIFESISLNQSSLTIVNGGFPDNDSSNVWLESAKEAWDGQAVLLKEFLKQNPDISKFMKKT from the coding sequence ATGAGAGAAACCAAGTCTATTTTTACATTTGATGAACCAATTGAACGATTATGGTCTGCGGTCACCGTTTATGAAGTGTTAGTGCATTGGTTGGCAGATGAAGTGCGTGGTAGGCCAAAAGTAGGAGGGGAGTTTTCTTGGACTTGGAAACTTGGACTGGAAGGTAATTTCACTTCACATGGAACTTATATAAAAATAGAACCTTTTCGTGAACTTGTGATGGAGTGGAAAGACCATCCAGCAGGGAATGTATTTTTACAATTGATTTTCGAATCAATCTCACTAAACCAATCTAGCCTAACGATAGTTAACGGAGGATTTCCGGATAACGATTCATCAAATGTTTGGTTGGAAAGTGCAAAAGAAGCATGGGATGGACAAGCTGTCCTCTTAAAAGAATTTTTAAAACAGAATCCAGATATCAGCAAATTTATGAAAAAAACTTGA
- a CDS encoding DUF1365 domain-containing protein → MYEADVFHMRTAPTQNKFQYKIFNFYLDLEEIDNLAKSSLLFSRNRWNLFSFYDKDHLQFGKESIYENVKTFLEASGVKGPIGKIFLLTNLRVLGYVFNPVSFYFCFGGSGEPLVAIAEVGNTFGEIKPYIGTFQKGKGTIADPEVYIREPKNFYVSPFIPLDSEFEFRLNVPNEKLQIGVDSYEAGKRILITSFIGKKIRFRSKYLLKLFIQFPIITVKIITLIHWQAFKLWIKKIPYIKKHQNLEKQTGVPLGKISEPVPFTRND, encoded by the coding sequence ATGTATGAAGCGGACGTATTTCATATGCGTACCGCTCCCACTCAAAACAAATTCCAGTATAAAATATTTAATTTTTATTTGGATTTGGAAGAAATTGATAACTTGGCGAAGTCTAGTTTATTGTTTTCCAGGAATCGGTGGAATCTGTTTTCCTTTTATGACAAAGACCATCTACAATTCGGAAAAGAATCCATTTATGAAAATGTTAAAACGTTTTTAGAAGCTTCAGGTGTCAAAGGGCCAATTGGTAAAATTTTTCTCTTAACCAATCTAAGAGTTCTGGGTTATGTATTCAATCCTGTTAGTTTTTACTTTTGTTTTGGTGGATCGGGGGAACCACTTGTTGCCATAGCAGAAGTAGGGAATACTTTCGGGGAAATCAAACCATACATTGGTACATTCCAAAAAGGGAAGGGAACCATTGCAGATCCCGAGGTATACATACGAGAACCAAAGAACTTTTATGTCTCACCATTTATCCCTTTAGATTCCGAATTTGAATTTCGACTGAATGTACCCAATGAAAAATTACAGATCGGAGTCGACTCTTATGAGGCTGGGAAACGAATTTTGATTACGTCCTTTATAGGAAAAAAAATTCGCTTTAGATCGAAATACTTATTAAAACTTTTCATCCAATTTCCAATTATTACCGTCAAAATAATAACATTGATTCATTGGCAAGCATTCAAGTTGTGGATCAAAAAAATCCCTTACATAAAGAAACACCAAAACTTAGAGAAACAAACAGGAGTTCCCCTTGGAAAAATCAGCGAACCAGTCCCTTTTACAAGAAACGATTGA
- a CDS encoding NAD-dependent epimerase/dehydratase family protein, which yields MANKVLVTGGCGFLGSHVCELFRKEGWDVVSFDNMTKYELKRTGYGSDATRDYNWNYLKSLGVTMVKGDIRNLEHLMDRSADCDYIIHTAAQPAMTISWEDPELDFSTNVIGTFNVMEAARKHKIPVVNTSSIHVYGNSINDSLKEDKTSYVREPVEIPVTHPTMVGQISPLHASKMSAEHYVRSYTDMYGVKAASFRFTGIYGERQFGGEDHGWVANFAIRSVFGLPLRIFGTGKQTRDILHAEDGAKSYLEFFKNPIPGVYNIGGASPHKISLLECITLIGEILGKKQEILFEVERPGDMRYFICDISEAKKFGFNPKILPKEGVTRLLKWIEANKDVFNIAGK from the coding sequence ATGGCGAATAAAGTATTGGTTACAGGTGGATGCGGATTTTTAGGTTCGCATGTTTGTGAATTATTTCGTAAAGAAGGTTGGGATGTTGTCAGTTTTGATAACATGACAAAATATGAATTAAAAAGAACTGGTTACGGATCAGATGCGACAAGAGATTATAATTGGAACTATCTCAAATCACTTGGTGTCACAATGGTGAAAGGTGATATCCGTAATCTAGAACATTTGATGGATCGAAGTGCCGATTGTGATTATATCATTCACACTGCAGCACAACCAGCAATGACAATCTCCTGGGAAGACCCTGAGCTTGATTTTTCCACAAACGTTATCGGAACTTTTAATGTGATGGAAGCGGCGCGGAAACATAAAATTCCTGTAGTAAACACTTCTTCTATTCATGTTTACGGAAATTCAATTAACGATAGTTTAAAAGAAGATAAAACCTCTTACGTTCGTGAACCAGTTGAAATCCCAGTTACTCACCCAACGATGGTTGGTCAAATATCTCCTCTCCATGCATCAAAGATGAGTGCAGAACATTATGTTCGCTCATATACTGATATGTATGGAGTAAAAGCCGCAAGTTTTCGTTTCACTGGAATTTACGGTGAACGTCAGTTTGGTGGCGAGGATCATGGTTGGGTTGCTAACTTTGCAATTCGTTCCGTATTTGGATTACCACTCAGAATTTTTGGAACTGGTAAACAAACACGAGACATCTTACATGCTGAAGACGGTGCAAAGTCGTATCTTGAATTTTTCAAAAATCCAATCCCTGGTGTATACAATATCGGGGGAGCAAGCCCACATAAAATTTCCTTATTAGAATGTATTACCTTAATAGGAGAAATTCTTGGGAAAAAACAGGAAATCCTTTTTGAAGTGGAACGACCTGGTGATATGCGTTATTTCATTTGTGATATTTCAGAAGCAAAAAAGTTTGGATTCAATCCTAAAATTCTGCCGAAAGAAGGGGTCACTCGTCTTTTGAAGTGGATTGAAGCAAACAAAGACGTATTCAACATCGCTGGCAAATAA
- a CDS encoding peptidase MA family protein: MMHFRKKILLPFFFLINSFSHCNPLNSEIGKNDDLILLLGSYSLLGANCFSGPDLWARDLRTQSSVCVPVELVSSGTYIEVYKEKSLSLNFNLVQFAKDFDTITYPRLIETFGTPSDVDGDGKVKILVMDIKDGATTNSAYVAGYFDPINYFPDNFLLRVRSNFAEVLYLDGKELITANTKDPNAFASTAAHEFQHLLRFPRMYEANQSDELWINEGTSEVASDIAGYGPQTSRLDCYSGVNDSRCDDGINGVSLLDWNSSSSDVLKQYSFAYVFMRYLYDSSGTNDTQRKQFFRNTVIGVGGTRANVTGNLMNVFKTSANYDSTVLTNTNSDMFFRLFAVLTAQSFGIGNVSSVQQVTSDGQAATTVDLSGVLTKYPLSSSLNRLVSNPVTPTTSKTTIKQGAANFYTSATPTFSAPNTRKNYGRLTGISQGIVFWADSPQGLNTSLKYIPGKDDTPIQNPGKPRSLKSVIENSTNHGMIPICGIEFTNDLAHTYESIPIK; this comes from the coding sequence ATGATGCATTTTCGAAAAAAAATCTTACTCCCATTTTTCTTTTTAATCAATTCATTCTCACATTGCAATCCGCTTAATTCTGAAATTGGGAAAAATGACGACCTCATTTTGTTACTCGGATCGTATTCCTTACTGGGAGCCAATTGTTTTTCTGGACCTGATTTATGGGCACGTGATTTACGAACACAAAGTAGTGTCTGTGTTCCCGTCGAACTTGTCAGTTCTGGCACCTACATTGAAGTGTACAAAGAAAAATCCTTATCGTTAAACTTCAACTTAGTCCAATTTGCCAAAGATTTTGATACCATCACATACCCTAGATTAATTGAAACATTTGGAACACCGAGTGACGTTGATGGTGATGGAAAAGTTAAAATATTGGTTATGGATATCAAAGATGGTGCAACGACTAACAGTGCCTATGTTGCTGGATATTTTGACCCTATCAATTATTTCCCAGACAATTTCCTACTCCGGGTCAGATCAAATTTTGCAGAAGTTTTGTATTTAGATGGGAAAGAACTGATCACAGCAAATACCAAAGACCCAAATGCATTTGCATCTACAGCCGCACACGAATTCCAACACTTACTTAGATTCCCAAGAATGTATGAAGCAAATCAATCAGACGAATTGTGGATCAACGAAGGCACAAGTGAAGTTGCAAGTGATATTGCTGGGTATGGTCCTCAAACAAGTCGATTGGATTGTTATTCAGGTGTTAACGATTCTAGATGTGATGACGGAATCAATGGAGTTTCATTATTAGATTGGAATAGCAGTAGTTCAGATGTACTAAAACAATATTCCTTTGCTTATGTATTTATGAGATACCTTTATGATAGTTCTGGAACTAATGATACACAAAGGAAACAATTTTTTCGTAATACGGTGATTGGGGTAGGCGGCACTCGGGCCAATGTCACTGGTAATCTTATGAATGTTTTCAAAACCAGTGCAAATTATGATTCAACCGTACTGACCAATACAAATTCAGATATGTTTTTTAGATTGTTTGCAGTCCTCACAGCACAGAGTTTTGGGATTGGGAATGTATCATCTGTCCAACAAGTAACTAGTGATGGACAAGCGGCAACAACGGTTGATTTGTCTGGAGTGTTGACCAAATACCCTCTTTCTTCCAGTTTGAATCGACTTGTCTCAAACCCTGTGACACCAACAACTAGTAAAACGACGATCAAACAAGGAGCTGCAAATTTCTATACTTCTGCAACCCCTACTTTTTCAGCTCCGAATACACGGAAAAACTATGGAAGACTAACAGGGATTTCGCAAGGAATTGTTTTTTGGGCAGACTCACCTCAAGGATTAAATACAAGTCTTAAATACATCCCAGGAAAGGATGACACTCCCATACAAAATCCAGGCAAACCTAGATCACTTAAATCTGTCATCGAAAATTCAACTAATCATGGGATGATCCCAATTTGTGGAATTGAATTTACAAACGATTTGGCTCATACCTACGAAAGTATTCCAATAAAATAG